A genomic segment from Curtobacterium sp. MCSS17_007 encodes:
- a CDS encoding FKBP-type peptidyl-prolyl cis-trans isomerase yields MKRLRLLPIAIVPAVVLGLAACSGNGSGDASASPSASASATATPISSCPESGSASKSIEVSGAVGGDQAPEVTFDKGISAKEPQATTLVEGSGKALEDGEFAQVSYAVYKASDASKLGAVGFDQGNPQVLSVGGTGFGALLACTKVGDRVAAVGQSASLGFTTGGEIVVVADVIAQTPTKATGTPQQQDPSLPTVQDKADGEPEITIPSGAKAPSKTEVEVLKQGDGETIANGDTALVQYKGVQLDGGKEFDSSWSKGTPTTFTVSESSLIKGFVTGLVGQKVGSQVLIVTTPEDAYGANPPEGSGIPKDASLVFVVDILAKG; encoded by the coding sequence GTGAAGCGTCTCCGTCTGCTCCCGATCGCCATCGTCCCCGCCGTCGTGCTGGGACTCGCCGCCTGCTCCGGGAACGGCTCGGGTGACGCCTCGGCATCGCCCAGCGCGTCGGCGAGTGCCACCGCGACGCCCATCTCGTCGTGCCCGGAGTCGGGGTCCGCCTCGAAGTCGATCGAGGTCAGCGGGGCCGTCGGCGGCGACCAGGCACCGGAGGTGACGTTCGACAAGGGCATCAGCGCGAAGGAGCCGCAGGCGACCACCCTCGTCGAGGGCTCCGGCAAGGCCCTCGAGGACGGCGAGTTCGCCCAGGTCTCCTACGCCGTCTACAAGGCGTCGGACGCGTCGAAGCTCGGCGCGGTCGGCTTCGACCAGGGCAACCCGCAGGTGCTGTCGGTCGGCGGCACCGGCTTCGGCGCCCTCCTCGCGTGCACGAAGGTCGGCGACCGGGTCGCGGCCGTCGGTCAGTCCGCGTCGCTCGGTTTCACGACCGGCGGCGAGATCGTCGTGGTCGCCGACGTCATCGCCCAGACGCCGACCAAGGCGACCGGCACCCCGCAGCAGCAGGACCCCTCGCTGCCGACCGTGCAGGACAAGGCCGACGGCGAGCCCGAGATCACCATCCCGTCCGGTGCGAAGGCGCCCTCGAAGACCGAGGTCGAGGTGCTCAAGCAGGGCGACGGCGAGACGATCGCGAACGGCGACACCGCGCTGGTGCAGTACAAGGGCGTCCAGCTCGACGGCGGCAAGGAGTTCGACTCGTCCTGGTCGAAGGGCACCCCGACGACCTTCACCGTCTCCGAGAGCTCCCTCATCAAGGGCTTCGTGACCGGACTCGTCGGCCAGAAGGTCGGCTCGCAGGTGCTCATCGTCACCACGCCGGAGGACGCCTACGGCGCCAACCCGCCCGAGGGCTCGGGAATCCCGAAGGACGCGTCGCTCGTCTTCGTCGTCGACATCCTCGCCAAGGGCTGA
- a CDS encoding OsmC family protein → MTDHTYEVSVRWTGDRGTGTSGYRDYGRDHDVLADGKAGIAGSADPAFRGDRDRWNPEELVLAALTQCHMMSYLYVAVQQGFTVVDYEDTATASLDVHRDGTGELTSVTLRPVVTVLEADRVADAEAAHAEANRLCFIARSVAFPVHHTPVTKVRTAG, encoded by the coding sequence GTGACCGACCACACCTACGAGGTCTCCGTCCGCTGGACCGGTGACCGCGGTACCGGTACGAGCGGGTACCGCGACTACGGGCGCGACCACGACGTGCTCGCCGACGGCAAGGCGGGCATCGCCGGGTCTGCCGATCCCGCGTTCCGCGGTGACCGCGACCGGTGGAACCCGGAGGAACTGGTGCTCGCCGCCCTCACGCAGTGCCACATGATGAGCTACCTGTACGTCGCCGTGCAGCAGGGCTTCACGGTCGTCGACTACGAGGACACCGCCACGGCGTCCCTCGACGTCCACCGGGACGGCACCGGCGAGCTCACCTCCGTGACGCTGCGTCCGGTGGTCACCGTGCTCGAGGCCGACCGCGTGGCCGACGCCGAGGCCGCGCACGCCGAGGCGAACCGGCTCTGCTTCATCGCCCGCTCGGTGGCGTTCCCCGTCCACCACACGCCCGTCACCAAGGTCCGTACGGCAGGATAG
- a CDS encoding asparaginase, giving the protein MTVSPDVRTDRHPLTAEGSVELAVLDRNGFDESRHIGAGVVVAADGSVLDAVGDIGASIYPRSTMKPFQALAIRRAGASFSDEELVLTTASHAGTAAHQALALHMLESFDHQEADLGCPPDLPFDRATARTMTGPRRLAMNCSGKHAGMLAACRVNGWDEASYLDVAHPLQQRVRETVEEYTGEVVDVVGTDGCGAPVFPLTLSGLARGFAGVVARSDQDTAALVDAVLDHPWAIDGVGRANTVTIERLRVLAKFGAEGVMVMGLPGGAAVAVKTLDGSQRAGTLAALTLLERNGLVDAAGVADVMAATGEQVLGGGVPVGTVRAGAGLR; this is encoded by the coding sequence ATGACGGTGAGCCCCGACGTCCGAACCGACCGCCATCCTCTCACCGCCGAGGGCTCCGTCGAGCTCGCGGTACTCGACCGGAACGGTTTCGACGAGAGTCGGCACATCGGTGCCGGTGTCGTCGTCGCCGCGGACGGCAGCGTGCTCGACGCAGTGGGCGACATCGGCGCGAGCATCTACCCGCGATCGACGATGAAGCCGTTCCAGGCCCTCGCGATCCGCCGCGCCGGTGCGTCCTTCAGTGACGAGGAACTCGTCCTCACCACCGCGAGCCACGCGGGGACCGCCGCGCACCAGGCGCTCGCGCTGCACATGCTCGAGTCCTTCGACCACCAGGAGGCCGACCTCGGGTGTCCGCCGGACCTGCCCTTCGACCGGGCCACGGCCCGCACCATGACGGGTCCGCGGCGCCTGGCGATGAACTGCTCCGGCAAGCACGCGGGCATGCTCGCCGCCTGTCGCGTCAACGGCTGGGACGAGGCGAGCTACCTCGACGTGGCGCACCCGCTCCAGCAGCGCGTCCGGGAGACCGTCGAGGAGTACACGGGCGAGGTCGTCGACGTCGTCGGCACCGACGGCTGCGGCGCCCCGGTCTTCCCGCTGACCCTGAGCGGACTCGCACGGGGCTTCGCCGGCGTCGTCGCCCGATCCGACCAGGACACCGCGGCGCTCGTCGATGCCGTGCTCGACCACCCGTGGGCGATCGACGGCGTCGGACGCGCGAACACCGTGACGATCGAGCGCCTGCGGGTGCTCGCGAAGTTCGGTGCCGAGGGGGTCATGGTGATGGGCCTCCCCGGTGGAGCGGCCGTGGCGGTCAAGACCCTGGACGGCTCGCAGCGTGCGGGCACGCTCGCGGCGCTCACGCTCCTCGAACGGAACGGTCTGGTCGACGCCGCGGGTGTCGCGGACGTGATGGCGGCGACCGGCGAGCAGGTGCTCGGCGGCGGAGTGCCCGTCGGCACGGTGCGAGCGGGTGCCGGTCTGCGCTGA
- a CDS encoding FHA domain-containing protein: MDDTPPPPLRQPDQQGRHPDPASEAWLPEATLDPATRAWLTGEDRQRGGSVPAERPSVPRVPRTPTAERAATEPSPDPQQAPARLDRGAPGTRDLVGSDGSEPADRPDVADRTDVTDRADSVERPGSVERQDATPAGEPLPTSDVTVLPEPSLDPDAQPVPAEDRASATAPAALPRAEEPAGQDVDDRGASLDPALPAEPREAPVWAPPAQQVPVAPSRPSWWVGRSASEATTTDGQERQDDLTDQRPQPGDTAVVEPLVDRRPAPTPLVAPGSGPAACPVCGHTLEPDDIFCAECGAVRPTVTAAFTGPVVPLPVARPDWAADGELSSDEQPGDEQPGDEQSGDEQLGDEQPGDEEPGAELRADGARGDVPSNGAPSEQRRGLRSDLPGDEAAPPSDGVGDADVPVAPDTTPRTPVPRTSGLRLPGRRRRAAAAAAAAAAADPAGDAATGAPAAPASPTVPSSAPRHGADAAPQVPTAAPLPPLPTAEPFSPLPTAAPLPPLPTAEPLPPMPGATGPVLPAVGQSTAPTSGEAAPDDDEDVEETRIVEASATNAPFVLHFSTGERSAVRGTGLLGRLPRPQPGERFDDLLTVHDPGKSVSKTHLELGRDADDLWVSDRFSGNGTVIRHIDGSIRRCEPGRRYRVERGARVDIGEQFFLVQ; encoded by the coding sequence GTGGACGACACGCCGCCGCCGCCGCTGCGCCAGCCGGACCAGCAGGGCCGCCACCCCGACCCCGCATCCGAGGCGTGGCTGCCGGAAGCGACGCTCGACCCCGCCACCCGCGCGTGGCTCACGGGCGAGGACCGCCAGCGCGGCGGCTCGGTGCCGGCCGAGCGACCATCCGTTCCCCGTGTTCCCCGGACCCCCACGGCCGAGCGCGCGGCGACCGAACCGTCGCCGGATCCACAGCAGGCCCCGGCACGTTTGGACCGTGGCGCCCCCGGCACCCGCGACCTGGTCGGCAGTGACGGTTCCGAGCCCGCTGACCGTCCGGACGTCGCTGACCGTACCGACGTCACCGACCGTGCGGACTCCGTCGAGCGCCCGGGCTCCGTGGAGCGCCAGGACGCCACCCCCGCGGGCGAGCCACTGCCGACGTCGGACGTGACGGTCCTTCCGGAGCCGTCGCTCGATCCCGACGCACAGCCCGTTCCGGCGGAGGACCGCGCGAGCGCCACCGCCCCTGCGGCACTCCCGCGTGCGGAGGAGCCTGCCGGTCAGGACGTCGACGACCGTGGAGCGTCCCTCGACCCCGCTCTGCCCGCAGAACCGCGCGAGGCGCCGGTGTGGGCCCCGCCCGCGCAACAGGTCCCCGTCGCGCCGTCGCGCCCGTCCTGGTGGGTCGGCCGGAGCGCGTCGGAGGCGACCACGACCGACGGTCAGGAACGGCAGGACGACCTCACCGACCAGCGACCGCAGCCCGGCGACACGGCCGTGGTCGAGCCGCTCGTCGACCGCCGCCCGGCACCGACCCCGCTCGTCGCTCCGGGGAGCGGGCCGGCCGCGTGCCCGGTGTGCGGGCACACCCTCGAACCCGACGACATCTTCTGCGCGGAGTGCGGTGCCGTCCGACCGACGGTGACCGCGGCCTTCACCGGACCGGTGGTCCCGCTGCCGGTGGCCCGTCCGGACTGGGCGGCCGACGGAGAACTGTCCAGCGACGAACAGCCCGGCGACGAACAGCCCGGCGACGAACAGTCCGGCGACGAACAGCTCGGCGACGAACAGCCCGGTGACGAAGAGCCCGGAGCCGAACTGCGCGCGGACGGAGCGCGCGGCGATGTCCCGAGCAACGGGGCACCGAGTGAGCAGCGCCGTGGGCTGCGGTCGGACCTCCCGGGAGACGAGGCCGCGCCACCGAGCGACGGCGTCGGCGATGCCGACGTCCCGGTCGCGCCCGACACGACACCGCGCACGCCGGTGCCGCGAACATCGGGACTGCGTCTCCCCGGGCGCCGTCGCCGGGCCGCAGCTGCAGCCGCGGCCGCGGCCGCGGCCGACCCTGCCGGCGACGCCGCCACGGGGGCGCCGGCAGCTCCTGCGTCGCCGACAGTCCCTTCGTCCGCACCCCGCCACGGTGCCGACGCAGCCCCGCAGGTGCCGACCGCCGCACCGCTCCCGCCGCTGCCGACCGCGGAACCGTTCTCGCCGCTGCCGACCGCGGCACCGCTCCCGCCGCTGCCGACCGCGGAACCGCTCCCGCCGATGCCGGGCGCGACCGGTCCGGTGCTCCCCGCCGTCGGGCAGTCGACCGCCCCGACGAGCGGCGAGGCAGCTCCCGACGACGACGAGGACGTCGAGGAGACCCGCATCGTCGAGGCGAGCGCGACGAACGCCCCCTTCGTCCTGCACTTCAGCACGGGTGAGCGCTCTGCCGTCCGAGGCACCGGGTTGCTCGGACGCCTGCCTCGTCCGCAACCGGGCGAGCGGTTCGACGACCTGCTCACGGTTCACGACCCGGGCAAGTCGGTGTCGAAGACGCACCTCGAGCTCGGTCGCGACGCCGACGACCTGTGGGTGTCCGATCGCTTCTCCGGCAACGGCACGGTGATCCGGCACATCGACGGCAGCATCCGGCGGTGCGAGCCAGGGCGTCGCTACCGCGTCGAGCGTGGGGCACGAGTCGACATCGGGGAGCAGTTCTTCCTCGTGCAGTGA
- a CDS encoding transglutaminase domain-containing protein, translated as MRHAGGTLVVWLLVAVASTAWWPVHRDGSMITAGVTAVVAGTVVALVGTAARLPAVAVGASTVAVFALTGVPAAVPAQAAGLLPTGSGLVDLFAGVALDWKRLVTISLPVGSYESLLVPYFVTTLVATVAAVSLVTRASRPELASVPALLLFAAGVVVGPSRLDVSVVTAVGLGGVALVWALTVRHLRRAVAVATTVGTPVPVWRSVARPALVGTGTILVAAVVATGLGLVAPPTVARTVARTDVVKPFDPRDEVSPLSAFRSYEEPDAAEATQLRVSGLPAGGFVRIATLDTYDGVVYRVGGEDGSAASGTFERVPTAVDVSGVRGSDVRVGVDVDRYRGVWLPTVGDLESVSFRGAGAARDRGAFFYNRSTATGAVVGGVGAGTRYDLEAVLPDQPSDEQLATARPGPADVPAPTGVPDAVRERVEATTGDAATDGAKLVAAIAALKRSGYVSHGVGDDRASRSGHGADRIQELLTSPLMIGDQEQYAVAAALMARELGFPARVVMGFTPGGDSGGATSGGGPGGTTTLRGSDVTARVEVDTAQWGWVTINPNPVVREIPDEQDQTPQPVTRPETIVPPPPAEQQDQDQQAPPQSDRDTPPVQPLWLQILLAALPWVLAALGLVALVLLPSAVVVTLKRVRRRRRRRAPTPRARVVGAWDEYRDALVDRGHEVGRAATRREVVAGAPGEGGAGLAALADRTVFGPDDVDAATADRMWAASGAAVESLRQGRTRRERWRDAVSLRSLRHGAARASTPQRTGTVGTTGVALLVRGGQRRRGGRDYDGREAGECRGRLSEDRGEP; from the coding sequence ATGCGTCACGCGGGTGGGACGCTCGTCGTCTGGCTCCTGGTCGCCGTCGCGAGCACGGCGTGGTGGCCGGTGCACCGCGACGGGTCGATGATCACCGCCGGCGTCACCGCGGTGGTCGCGGGTACCGTCGTCGCCCTCGTCGGCACGGCCGCGCGCCTGCCCGCCGTGGCGGTCGGCGCGTCGACCGTCGCCGTCTTCGCCCTGACCGGCGTGCCGGCGGCGGTCCCGGCGCAGGCCGCGGGGCTCCTGCCCACCGGCTCCGGTCTGGTCGACCTCTTCGCCGGGGTCGCGCTCGACTGGAAGCGGCTCGTGACCATCAGCCTCCCGGTCGGGTCGTACGAGTCGTTGCTCGTGCCCTACTTCGTGACGACGCTCGTCGCGACGGTGGCCGCCGTCAGCCTGGTGACCCGCGCCTCCCGTCCGGAACTCGCGAGCGTCCCCGCGCTCCTGCTGTTCGCGGCGGGCGTCGTCGTGGGACCGAGCCGTCTCGACGTCTCGGTGGTGACCGCGGTCGGGCTCGGCGGTGTCGCCCTCGTCTGGGCGCTCACGGTGCGACACCTGCGCCGTGCGGTCGCGGTGGCGACCACGGTCGGCACGCCCGTGCCGGTGTGGCGGTCGGTGGCGCGTCCTGCGCTCGTGGGGACCGGGACGATCCTCGTCGCCGCGGTGGTCGCGACCGGGCTCGGACTCGTCGCGCCGCCGACGGTCGCGCGCACCGTCGCGCGCACCGACGTCGTGAAGCCGTTCGACCCGCGCGACGAGGTGAGCCCGCTGAGCGCGTTCCGGTCGTACGAGGAACCCGATGCGGCGGAGGCGACGCAGCTGCGTGTGTCCGGGCTGCCCGCGGGTGGCTTCGTGAGGATCGCGACACTGGACACCTACGACGGCGTCGTCTACCGGGTCGGCGGGGAGGACGGCTCCGCTGCTTCGGGCACGTTCGAACGGGTGCCGACGGCAGTCGACGTCAGCGGTGTCCGAGGGAGCGACGTCCGGGTCGGGGTGGACGTCGACCGCTACCGTGGGGTCTGGCTGCCGACGGTCGGGGACCTCGAGTCGGTCTCGTTCCGCGGAGCCGGAGCGGCCCGTGACCGCGGCGCCTTCTTCTACAACCGGTCCACCGCCACGGGGGCGGTGGTCGGCGGCGTCGGAGCCGGCACGCGGTACGACCTCGAGGCCGTCCTCCCGGACCAGCCGAGCGACGAGCAGCTGGCGACGGCACGACCGGGCCCGGCCGACGTGCCGGCGCCCACCGGTGTGCCGGACGCCGTCCGGGAGCGTGTCGAGGCGACGACCGGCGATGCGGCGACCGACGGTGCGAAGCTCGTGGCGGCGATCGCGGCGCTCAAGCGCTCCGGGTACGTCAGCCACGGGGTCGGCGACGACCGCGCGAGCCGCTCGGGGCACGGCGCCGACCGCATCCAGGAGCTCCTCACCTCGCCGCTCATGATCGGCGACCAGGAGCAGTACGCCGTCGCCGCCGCGCTGATGGCTCGGGAACTCGGGTTCCCGGCGCGGGTCGTGATGGGGTTCACCCCCGGCGGCGACTCCGGGGGAGCGACGTCCGGCGGTGGCCCTGGCGGCACGACGACGCTCCGTGGCTCGGACGTCACCGCGCGGGTCGAGGTGGACACCGCCCAGTGGGGCTGGGTGACGATCAACCCGAACCCCGTGGTGCGGGAGATCCCGGACGAGCAGGACCAGACGCCGCAACCCGTCACCCGGCCGGAGACCATCGTGCCGCCGCCTCCCGCCGAGCAGCAGGACCAGGACCAGCAGGCACCCCCGCAGAGCGACCGGGACACCCCACCGGTGCAGCCGCTGTGGCTGCAGATCCTGCTCGCGGCGCTGCCGTGGGTGCTCGCGGCCCTCGGTCTCGTCGCCCTCGTGCTCCTGCCGTCCGCCGTGGTGGTCACGCTCAAGCGGGTGCGCCGCCGGCGACGGCGACGGGCACCCACCCCGCGTGCGCGGGTCGTCGGAGCCTGGGACGAGTACCGTGACGCCCTCGTCGACCGCGGGCACGAGGTCGGGCGTGCTGCCACGCGGCGCGAGGTCGTCGCCGGTGCGCCCGGCGAGGGCGGAGCGGGACTCGCGGCCCTGGCCGACCGGACCGTCTTCGGCCCGGACGACGTCGACGCCGCCACCGCCGACCGGATGTGGGCGGCGAGTGGGGCCGCCGTCGAGAGCCTGCGACAGGGGCGGACGCGGCGGGAACGCTGGCGCGACGCCGTCTCGCTCCGGTCGCTCCGGCACGGAGCCGCGCGGGCATCCACCCCGCAGCGGACGGGGACGGTCGGCACGACGGGTGTCGCCCTGCTGGTCCGTGGCGGCCAACGTCGTCGCGGGGGCCGTGACTACGATGGGCGGGAAGCCGGCGAGTGTCGTGGACGGCTGAGTGAGGACAGAGGCGAACCGTGA
- a CDS encoding DUF58 domain-containing protein — translation MTDHRPSVTRSQRAATRSRRGAAVPDRTSTVAGLTNVRTRLVGDREGVAADAVVGAAKAWTSFWRLVLRGWAELASVVTGLGWTVAAVTLLAFVVGYRYGLREVVVVGFAGAVLVAVAAIALIGRSRLLVRMRLPQHRVAVGDDAGVVVTAENPARLPSVPTTVEVPVGAGLVDVAIPAVPPQGAFERQVPVPTARRGVLDVGPVTGVRADPVGLVRREVVWTAREQVIVHPRTIAIPSTSTGLVRDLEGQATTDLSPADIAFHAIREYMPGDDPRTIHWKSTAKSGSLMVRQFEDTRRSHLVVALATGRTEYADEDEFELAVSAAASLGTRAVRDGREVSVVVSERTPEYAKRPVRAVHPLPTVTPTRLLDEFATVGLSDACLPIAEVARIVGSDTAGISVAFLVVGSTVGLSALRLAATRFPVGVEVVAVTCEPEAQPRFLRIAGLTVVTIGYLEDLRQALHRSAAA, via the coding sequence GTGACCGACCACCGTCCGAGCGTCACCCGGTCGCAGCGCGCGGCGACACGGTCGCGCCGCGGCGCGGCCGTGCCGGACCGGACGAGCACCGTCGCCGGCCTCACCAACGTCCGCACCCGGCTCGTCGGGGACCGCGAGGGCGTGGCCGCGGACGCCGTCGTCGGTGCAGCGAAGGCATGGACCTCGTTCTGGAGGCTCGTCCTCCGCGGGTGGGCGGAGCTCGCCTCGGTGGTCACCGGCCTGGGATGGACGGTCGCCGCCGTCACGCTCCTGGCGTTCGTCGTCGGGTACCGCTACGGGCTGCGCGAGGTCGTCGTGGTGGGCTTCGCCGGCGCGGTCCTCGTGGCGGTCGCCGCGATCGCCCTCATCGGCCGCTCACGGCTGCTGGTCCGCATGCGGCTGCCGCAGCACCGGGTCGCCGTCGGTGACGACGCAGGGGTCGTCGTGACGGCGGAGAACCCCGCGCGCCTGCCGTCCGTACCGACCACCGTCGAGGTCCCGGTCGGCGCTGGTCTCGTCGACGTCGCGATCCCGGCCGTCCCACCACAGGGCGCCTTCGAGCGACAGGTGCCCGTGCCGACGGCTCGGCGGGGCGTCCTCGACGTCGGGCCGGTCACCGGCGTTCGGGCGGACCCGGTCGGACTGGTCCGGCGCGAGGTGGTGTGGACCGCCCGGGAACAGGTCATCGTCCACCCGCGCACGATCGCGATCCCGTCCACGAGCACGGGCCTCGTGCGCGACCTCGAGGGGCAGGCGACGACGGACCTCTCGCCGGCGGACATCGCCTTCCACGCCATCCGCGAGTACATGCCGGGCGACGACCCCCGGACGATCCACTGGAAGTCGACTGCGAAGTCCGGATCGCTCATGGTGCGGCAGTTCGAGGACACACGGCGCTCGCACCTCGTCGTCGCGCTCGCCACCGGTCGCACCGAGTATGCGGACGAGGACGAGTTCGAGCTCGCGGTGAGCGCCGCGGCCTCCCTCGGCACACGAGCCGTGCGGGACGGCCGCGAGGTCTCGGTCGTCGTGTCCGAGCGCACGCCCGAGTACGCGAAGCGCCCGGTCCGCGCGGTGCACCCGCTCCCGACGGTCACACCGACACGACTCCTCGACGAGTTCGCCACGGTCGGTCTGTCGGACGCCTGCCTGCCGATCGCGGAGGTCGCGCGGATCGTCGGGTCCGACACCGCCGGCATCTCCGTCGCCTTCCTGGTGGTCGGTTCCACGGTCGGACTGTCCGCCCTGCGGCTCGCGGCGACGCGGTTCCCGGTCGGGGTGGAGGTCGTGGCGGTGACGTGCGAGCCGGAGGCCCAGCCGCGGTTCCTCCGCATCGCCGGCCTGACCGTCGTGACGATCGGCTACCTGGAGGACCTGCGCCAGGCGCTGCACCGATCGGCGGCAGCATGA
- a CDS encoding MoxR family ATPase, with product MSMTPEQATWFADVAGRIVTNVEQVLLGKTFVIRLAVTAMLSEGHLLLEDVPGTGKTSLARAMAQSVQGSTNRIQFTPDLLPGDITGISVYDQRTQEFDFHRGPVFANIVLADEINRASPKTQSALLEAMEEAAVTVDGVNHRLAAPFMVIATQNPVEQAGTYRLPEAQLDRFLMRTSIGYPDHAATVRILESSSAPSASVPLASVVPAATVTEMAALARTVHVDPTIADYVARLVDATRAASEVRLGVSVRGAMGLVRAARVHAAVQGRHYVTPDDVKALAVPVLAHRLVLDAEAEFDGVSATSVVAQLLVETPPPTDRAVS from the coding sequence ATGAGCATGACCCCCGAGCAGGCCACCTGGTTCGCCGACGTCGCCGGCCGCATCGTGACCAACGTCGAGCAGGTGCTCCTCGGGAAGACGTTCGTGATCCGTCTCGCCGTCACGGCGATGCTCAGCGAGGGGCACCTGCTCCTCGAGGACGTCCCGGGCACCGGCAAGACGAGCCTCGCGCGCGCGATGGCCCAGAGCGTGCAGGGGTCGACGAACCGCATCCAGTTCACGCCCGACCTGCTGCCCGGTGACATCACGGGCATCAGCGTCTACGACCAGCGCACGCAGGAGTTCGACTTCCACCGCGGCCCGGTCTTCGCGAACATCGTGCTGGCCGACGAGATCAACCGTGCCAGCCCCAAGACCCAGTCGGCCCTGCTCGAGGCGATGGAGGAAGCCGCGGTCACCGTGGACGGCGTCAACCACCGGCTCGCCGCGCCGTTCATGGTCATCGCGACCCAGAACCCCGTCGAGCAGGCCGGCACCTACCGCCTGCCGGAGGCGCAGCTCGACCGCTTCCTCATGCGCACCTCCATCGGGTACCCCGACCACGCCGCGACGGTGCGCATCCTCGAATCCTCCTCGGCGCCGTCGGCGTCGGTCCCGCTCGCGAGCGTCGTCCCCGCGGCGACGGTGACCGAGATGGCCGCCCTCGCGCGCACGGTGCACGTCGACCCGACGATCGCCGACTACGTCGCCCGTCTGGTGGACGCCACCCGTGCCGCGAGCGAGGTCCGACTCGGCGTCAGCGTGCGCGGCGCCATGGGTCTGGTCCGTGCGGCCCGCGTCCACGCTGCGGTGCAGGGGCGGCACTACGTCACACCGGACGACGTCAAGGCGCTGGCCGTGCCGGTGCTCGCCCACCGTCTCGTGCTCGACGCCGAGGCGGAGTTCGACGGCGTGAGCGCCACCAGCGTCGTCGCGCAGCTCCTGGTCGAGACCCCGCCGCCGACCGACCGAGCGGTGTCGTGA